The following proteins are encoded in a genomic region of Thermothielavioides terrestris NRRL 8126 chromosome 5, complete sequence:
- a CDS encoding condensin subunit H-like protein (Contains conserved domains Barren[pfam05786] and COG5229, LOC7, Chromosome condensation complex Condensin, subunit H): MPRVAQVSRRSGSRAASGSLLGSPYKSPIKIPLNDDAQEKAQRSHGRKAAHEAQINQLRAAATSTPRKSGATLNDLQNADSPGSNPRTPRRRKSGNNPIIVDDDEQLVVNGRAVTPMKRVPILANFEEWMKMATDNKINAANSWNFALIDYFHDMSLLKEGDGVNFQKASCTLDGCVKIYTSRVDSVATETGKLLSGLADSRDSKKKDRDGEDEDEEEDEVDEDGNVRQKSKKKTQRSSEATLAPSFASLQLKKLELEFAVDPLFKKASADFDEGGAKGLLLNHLMIDSRGRIVFDSSDDAEDAAEAASKSRKRGGGEALDGEEGDGEADLSTDDRDKTPAPEEPEEEEDVEIDVAGLGARFFPDLSLLDSMDVCPSLKTFDLGDPSGSLDIPFLRAPDDWRQDQDKEKTPGPDGIGDKSGMFIDEENPLGFDDEDGLGSFDLGADVAFGEGGEAWAREAALEPQMMRRFGDGLGMGDGVGADGEGDGADLLDTGAGDFAISMTHSQKDDRVHEDILSYFDQALQKNWTSAEHWRIRKIKDVNKPIESTRQRKEKQPFEIDFAAPLDQAVAELIYTQASSNSVISLPKKDWKSKSRNLLPDDKHFSSKQLLSLFLKPKARMGRRRVLGGGRMGNMDAHRQNDIPEGEMDEAFWASQKAPLQSAEGGAGHSDDSPLPQGDYDANFFQDDDGLPFAGAGGLDDDDDDDMDEFADAREHFSPEAGAAGMMTDVGMTGAFGGMTVTNAADLAFGTMLVTQNRRLRPEYVQYARVAKKVDVRRLKEEIWKGMNFDSLTDNTTTTNNNNNNNSRLLTPVSPEKPTTTGEDTTAKEAGPAGGPGPGAADPGPTLKFTEVMNGLQRVYPRQVMADISTSFCFICLLHLANEKGLVIDKTDALDELLIRKDWSAEIAEGGE; the protein is encoded by the exons ATGCCTCGCGTCGCCCAGGTGTCGCGCAGGAGCGGAAGCAGGGCCGCTTCCGGCTCTCTCCTCGGCTCGCCGTACAAATCGCCCATAAA GATCCCGCTCAACGACGACGCCCAAGAAAAAGCCCAGCGTTCCCACGGGCGTAAGGCCGCCCACGAGGCTCAGATCAACCAGCTCAGGGCCGCAGCGACGAGCACGCCGCGCAAGTCGGGCGCCACCCTCAACGACCTGCAGAATGCCGACTCGCCCGGGTCCAACCCgcgcacgccgcggcggcgcaagAGCGGCAACAACCCCATCAtcgtcgacgatgacgagcagctcgtcgttAACGGCAGGGCCGTCACCCCGATGAAGCGCGTCCCTATCCTGGCCAACTTCGAGGAGTGGATGAAGATGGCGACCGACAACAAGATCAACGCGGCCAACTCGTGGAACTTCGCCCTGATCGACTACTTCCACGACATGTCCCTGCTCAAggagggcgacggcgtcaaCTTCCAAAAGGCCAGCTGCACCCTGGACGGCTGCGTCAAGATCTACACGAGCAGAGTTGACAGCGTCGCCACCGAGACGGGAAAACTGTTGAGCGGTCTGGCCGACAGCCGCGACAGCAAGAAAAAGgaccgcgacggcgaggacgaggacgaagaagaggacgaggtcgacgaggacggcaacGTGCGCCAGAAGTCGAAGAAGAAG ACTCAGAGATCGTCCGAAGCAACCCTTGCGCCGTCATTTGCTTCGCTGCAGCTCAAGAAATTGGAACTGGAATTTGCCGTCGACCCGCTGTTCAAGAAGGCATCCGCCGACttcgacgagggcggcgccaaaGGTCTCCTGCTAAATCACCTGATGATCGATTCCCGAGGGCGCATCGTATTTGACAGCAGCGAtgacgccgaggacgccgccgaggctgccTCCAAGTCCCGCAAACGGGGCGGTGGGGAGGCGCTTGACGGAGAGGAAGGCGACGGAGAGGCCGACCTATCAACTGATGATCGGGACAAAacgccggcgcccgaggaaccagaggaagaagaggacgTAGAAATCGATGTTGCCGGTCTTGGCGCGAGGTTCTTCCCTGATCTGAGCCTCCTCGACAGCATGGACGTCTGCCCGTCGCTGAAGACGTTCGATCTTGGCGACCCATCCGGGTCCTTGGACATCCCGTTCCTGCGGGCGCCCGACGATTGGCGCCAAGATCAGGACAAGGAAAAGACTCCGGGTCCTGACGGAATCGGCGACAAGTCCGGCATGTTTATCGACGAGGAGAACCCGCTTGGtttcgacgacgaagacggtCTCGGATCCTTCGACTTGGGTGCCGACGTCGCGTTCggcgaaggaggagaggCCTGGGCGCGCGAAGCCGCCCTCGAGCCGCAGATGATGCGCCGCTTCGGTGACGGTTTGGGGATGGGAGACGGCGTCGGAGCTGATGGGGAGGGCGACGGTGCTGATCTGCTGGATACCGGGGCCGGCGACTTTGCCATCTCCATGACGCATTCGCAGAAGGACGACAGGGTGCATGAAGACATCCTCAGCTACTTTGACCAGGCCCTCCAAAAGAACTGGACGAGCGCCGAACACTGGAGGATACGAAAGATCAAGGACGTCAACAAGCCAATCGAGTCCACAAGGCAGCGCAAGGAGAAGCAGCCGTTCGAGATCGACTTCGCTGCGCCACTGGATCAGGCAGTCGCAGAGTTGATCTACACACAGGCTTCCTCCAATTCGGTCATCTCCTTGCCCAAGAAGGACTGGAAGTCGAAATCTCGCAACCTCCTGCCCGACGACAAGCACTTCAGCTCCAAGCAGCTCCTCAGCCTGTTCCTCAAGCCGAAGGCGCGCATGGGCCGACGACGcgtcctgggcggcggccgcatgGGCAACATGGACGCCCACCGCCAGAACGACATCCCCGAGGGCGAGATGGACGAGGCTTTCTGGGCCTCGCAGAAGGCTCCGCTGCAAtccgccgagggcggcgccggccattCGGACGACTCGCCCCTGCCGCAAGGCGACTACGACGCCAACTTCTTCCAAGACGACGACGGACTCCCCTTCGCGGGTGCCGgtggcctcgacgacgacgacgatgacgacatGGACGAGTTCGCCGACGCGCGCGAGCACTTCTCGCcggaggccggcgccgcgggcatGATGACCGACGTGGGCATGACGGGCGCCTTTGGCGGGATGACGGTGACGAACGCGGCCGATCTGGCGTTCGGCACCATGCTGGTGACGCAGAACAGGCGGCTCCGGCCCGAGTACGTGCAGTACGCGCGCGTGGCCAAGAAGGTGGATGTGCGCCGGCTCAAGGAGGAAATCTGGAAGGGCATGAACTTTGACAGCCTGACC gacaacaccaccaccaccaacaacaacaacaacaacaacagccgcCTCCTCACCCCGGTCTCACCCGAGAAACCAACGACAACGGGAGAAGACACAACAGCCAAGGAAGCCGGACCAGCCGGAggacccggacccggcgccgccgaccccggcCCGACCCTCAAGTTCACCGAGGTCATGAacggcctgcagcgcgtcTACCCGCGCCAGGTCATGGCCGACATCTCGACCAGCTTCTGCTTCATCTGCCTGCTGCACCTGGCCAACGAGAAGGGCCTGGTGATCGACAAGACGGACGCgctggacgagctgctcaTCCGCAAGGACTGGAGTGCGGAGATTGCCGAGGGCGGGGAGTGA
- a CDS encoding histone deacetylase-like protein (Contains conserved domain Hist_deacetyl[pfam00850]), which produces MDVSAYRYRPPKPNYLPHDIEVDDPIVEEYTIPLGKADDRENAIFFNKMKLAAQEYGIVRPKGYTVSYHATPEMEKHHFGQTHPMKPWRLTLTKSLVTAYGMPFAMDNYLTREATYEELNSFHSNDYLDYLITAAPEDQPRDIDNPDKEVKFNLGGSDCPLFHGLYNYCSMSAGSSLDAARKICSNQSDIAIAWGGGLHHAKRSEASGFCYINDIVLAILQLLRIYPRVLYIDIDVHHGDGVEEAFFSTDRVMTVSFHKYQPDQFFPGTGALEDNGPKNEHNPGAHHAINVPLNDGITDEQYEALFKNIIGPINERYRPSAIALQCGADSLAGDRLGRFNLRVQGHGACVRYCKSLGLPMILFGGGGYTPRNVARAWAYETSIAIGADTRIPETIPEHTPWRAHFIHDTLFPSLEQSMHEPRHNRNSEKRLREIVAHVHEQLRFVEHAPSVQSQIIPPDLEGIRDEVEARLKEESEEKDDGLRKIREEGVGQAMEF; this is translated from the coding sequence ATGGATGTTTCGGCCTACAGGTACAGGCCACCTAAGCCAAATTACTTACCGCACGACATCGAGGTCGACGACCCCATTGTGGAGGAGTACACAATCCCGCTTGGCAAAGCCGACGACCGCGAGAATGCCATCTTTTTCAACAAGATGAAGCTTGCAGCGCAGGAGTACGGCATTGTCAGGCCGAAGGGTTACACGGTCTCGTACCACGCCACCCCCGAGATGGAGAAGCATCACTTCGGCCAGACGCACCCCATGAAGCCGTGGCGCCTGACGCTGACCAAGAGCTTGGTCACAGCATACGGCATGCCGTTTGCCATGGACAACTATTTGACGCGGGAGGCGACATACGAGGAGCTCAACTCTTTCCATTCAAACGACTACCTCGATTACCTGATAACGGCAGCGCCCGAGGACCAGCCTCGAGATATTGACAACCCGGACAAGGAAGTCAAGTTCAACCTAGGCGGCAGCGACTGTCCGCTGTTCCACGGGCTTTACAACTACTGCTCTATGTCGGCCGGTAGCTCCTTGGACGCGGCTCGCAAGATTTGCAGCAACCAGTCCGACATCGCCATCGCTtggggcggcgggctgcaCCACGCCAAGAGATCGGAAGCGTCGGGGTTTTGCTACATCAACGACATTGTGCTCGCCatcctgcagctgctgcgcatcTATCCGCGCGTGCTGTACATCGACATTGACGTTCACCACGGCGATGGCGTGGAGGAGGCCTTCTTCTCGACCGACCGCGTCATGACCGTCTCCTTCCACAAGTACCAGCCCGACCAGTTTTTCCCCGGCAcgggcgcgctcgaggacaACGGGCCGAAAAACGAGCACAACCCGGGCGCGCACCATGCCATAAACGTCCCCCTCAATGACGGGATCACCGATGAACAGTACGAAGCGCTCTTCAAGAACATCATCGGTCCCATCAACGAGCGCTACCGGCCCAGCGCCATCGCCCTGCAGTGCGGTGCGGACTCGCTCGCAGGCGACCGCCTAGGTCGGTTCAACCTGCGGGTGCAAGGCCACGGCGCCTGCGTCCGGTATTGCAAGAGCCTGGGCTTGCCCATGATCctgttcggcggcggcggctatACGCCGCGCAACGTGGCGCGCGCATGGGCCTACGAGACGTCCATCGCCATTGGCGCGGACACGCGGATCCCCGAGACGATACCTGAGCACACGCCGTGGCGCGCGCACTTCATCCACGACACGCTGTTCCCGTCGCTGGAGCAGAGCATGCACGAGCCGCGACACAACCGCAACTCGGAAAAGCGGCTGCGGGAGATTGTCGCCCACGTCCACGAGCAGCTGCGGTTCGTGGAACATGCGCCGAGCGTGCAGAGCCAGATCATTCCGCCAGATTTGGAGGGCATCCGGGATGAAGTCGAAGCGCGGCTGAAGGAGGAGAGTGAAGAAAAGGATGACGGGTTAAGGAAGATCAGGGAGGAGGGAGTTGGGCAGGCCATGGAGTTCTAA